From a region of the Bacillota bacterium genome:
- a CDS encoding YIP1 family protein, translated as MKDEKDKHNGCEENEKESVIEQAGIYPDDFETGPEKPGLNFLDLIYGVLFDPARTFQKVAANPPLWQAVLIYVLVSVLTGAMGVFVNFRIMPAAVSELSSTVMGLVQSILPLLALGGILLQFVKWFTYSALLHLLADFFGGKGTARGVFTVYGLAGLPTLFIIPVQLLVLGISPGNSWLDIFTIPVSIALTIWAVILLILGIKEVHGFSTGRAAAVVFTPVAAMAVLVVITIITMVSVITSIPSLDQWRFM; from the coding sequence ATGAAGGATGAAAAAGACAAGCATAATGGCTGTGAAGAAAATGAAAAGGAATCGGTTATAGAACAGGCCGGGATATATCCGGATGATTTCGAAACAGGTCCGGAAAAGCCAGGGCTAAATTTTTTAGACCTTATTTACGGAGTATTATTTGACCCGGCACGGACTTTCCAAAAGGTGGCTGCTAACCCCCCGCTTTGGCAGGCAGTTTTAATCTATGTGTTAGTTTCCGTTCTGACAGGGGCGATGGGGGTATTTGTAAATTTCCGAATCATGCCTGCCGCCGTTTCTGAGCTGTCGTCAACGGTTATGGGTCTTGTTCAGAGCATTCTTCCTTTATTGGCTCTGGGCGGAATTCTTTTGCAGTTTGTTAAATGGTTTACCTACAGTGCACTCTTGCATTTGCTGGCTGACTTTTTCGGTGGTAAGGGTACAGCTCGTGGGGTCTTTACAGTTTACGGGCTGGCCGGCTTGCCCACACTATTTATAATTCCCGTTCAGTTACTGGTATTGGGCATTAGCCCGGGCAATTCTTGGCTGGATATTTTCACTATACCGGTTTCAATTGCCTTGACTATTTGGGCTGTGATTCTTTTAATTTTAGGTATTAAAGAGGTGCACGGTTTTTCAACCGGACGCGCGGCAGCTGTTGTTTTTACGCCGGTAGCGGCAATGGCGGTACTGGTTGTAATTACAATTATTACCATGGTTTCGGTTATCACATCCATTCCTTCACTGGACCAATGGCGCTTTATGTAA
- a CDS encoding response regulator, translating into MSKCCDILVVDDQQGVRRLLQEVLTEQGYEVVTAANGIKALDLLSRLKPRAVILDMKMPGLDGLETLKKLRERNSEIPVIMMTAYGELDTEERFQQYGVRQFLVKPFDLNDVCFLIKKVLEPAEKPGNFQNIGR; encoded by the coding sequence ATGAGTAAGTGCTGTGACATCTTAGTCGTGGATGATCAGCAAGGTGTTCGTAGGCTTCTGCAGGAAGTTTTAACCGAACAAGGCTACGAAGTGGTAACTGCTGCTAATGGCATCAAAGCCCTGGATTTGTTATCTCGCTTAAAACCCCGTGCAGTAATTTTGGATATGAAAATGCCCGGCCTTGACGGCCTTGAAACTCTAAAAAAGCTACGGGAGAGAAACAGTGAAATCCCGGTAATTATGATGACTGCTTATGGCGAGTTGGATACGGAAGAGAGATTTCAGCAGTACGGGGTGCGGCAATTCTTGGTCAAACCCTTTGATTTAAACGATGTATGTTTTTTAATCAAGAAAGTTTTAGAGCCGGCAGAAAAGCCTGGCAATTTTCAAAATATTGGTCGCTAA
- a CDS encoding class II fructose-1,6-bisphosphate aldolase, with the protein MSFVPLTDLLKEAVQGKYAVGAFNCNNMEIVQAIIGAAEAEKAPVIVQASQGAIKYAGINYIVGLTRLAAESASVPVALHLDHGTSFDQVMQCIRSGFSSVMFDGSKLTVEENINITNQVLAAARPVGVSVEAELGKIGGTEDDITVDERDAMLTDPDEAKYFVSKTGVDALAVAIGTAHGRYKGEPKLDFARLTSIRSLVDTPIVLHGSSGVPDEAIKEAVTRGVSKINIDTNIREAFTGSCREVVAQKPEEIDPRKILGPAREAAMDIIREKIRLFGSSGKA; encoded by the coding sequence TTGAGCTTTGTACCGTTAACAGATTTATTAAAGGAAGCTGTTCAAGGCAAATATGCAGTTGGAGCATTTAACTGTAACAATATGGAGATAGTGCAGGCTATCATCGGCGCTGCAGAGGCGGAAAAGGCACCGGTGATTGTACAGGCCAGTCAGGGTGCCATTAAATATGCAGGAATTAATTACATAGTGGGCCTGACCAGGCTGGCTGCCGAGTCCGCCAGCGTGCCGGTGGCTCTGCACCTGGATCACGGGACGAGCTTTGACCAGGTAATGCAGTGCATCCGGTCGGGATTCAGCTCCGTTATGTTTGATGGCTCAAAGTTAACTGTGGAAGAGAATATAAACATTACTAACCAGGTTTTGGCTGCTGCCCGGCCGGTAGGGGTATCAGTAGAAGCGGAATTGGGTAAAATTGGTGGTACCGAAGATGATATTACCGTGGATGAAAGGGATGCCATGCTCACCGATCCGGATGAGGCCAAGTATTTTGTGAGCAAGACAGGGGTAGACGCTCTGGCTGTGGCCATCGGTACCGCGCACGGTAGATATAAAGGGGAACCTAAATTAGATTTTGCCAGGCTGACCAGCATACGTTCGCTGGTGGACACTCCCATAGTGCTGCACGGATCCTCAGGAGTCCCTGATGAGGCTATTAAAGAAGCCGTTACCCGTGGTGTAAGTAAGATAAATATAGATACCAATATCCGTGAGGCCTTTACCGGGAGTTGCCGGGAAGTAGTGGCTCAGAAGCCGGAAGAAATAGATCCCCGAAAAATCTTAGGGCCGGCCAGGGAAGCAGCCATGGATATAATCAGAGAAAAAATTAGATTGTTTGGGAGTTCAGGAAAAGCTTAA
- the fsa gene encoding fructose-6-phosphate aldolase — translation MKLFIDTANVEEIREIDKWGVITGVTTNPSLIAKEGRDFKEVVKEITSIVDGPISAEVVSMEAESMVREAQELAAIHCNIVIKIPMTAQGLEATKECARKGIKTNVTLVFSANQALLAALAGATYVSPFVGRLDDIGQNGIDLVSEIVEIFDVHGLETEVISASIRHPQHVISSALAGAHIATVPYNVLNKMLKHPLTDLGIEKFLSDWEKVPK, via the coding sequence ATTAAGCTCTTTATTGATACTGCTAATGTGGAAGAGATTCGTGAGATTGATAAGTGGGGCGTTATCACCGGTGTAACTACTAATCCTTCTTTAATAGCAAAAGAGGGGCGAGACTTTAAAGAAGTTGTCAAGGAGATAACCTCCATTGTGGACGGGCCTATAAGTGCCGAAGTGGTAAGCATGGAGGCAGAGTCTATGGTCCGGGAAGCCCAAGAATTGGCTGCTATTCACTGCAACATTGTGATCAAGATCCCCATGACCGCCCAGGGGCTTGAAGCTACTAAAGAATGTGCCCGGAAAGGAATCAAGACCAATGTTACCCTGGTTTTTTCTGCTAACCAGGCCCTTTTGGCGGCTCTTGCCGGTGCTACGTATGTCAGCCCCTTTGTAGGTAGGCTGGATGATATAGGGCAAAACGGCATTGATCTGGTAAGTGAGATCGTGGAAATATTTGATGTGCACGGTTTAGAAACAGAAGTGATATCGGCAAGTATCAGACACCCGCAGCATGTAATTTCCTCAGCCCTTGCCGGCGCACACATTGCAACTGTTCCATATAATGTATTAAACAAAATGCTAAAACATCCCCTGACAGACCTGGGGATAGAAAAGTTCCTGTCAGATTGGGAGAAAGTCCCCAAGTAG
- a CDS encoding DUF2062 domain-containing protein produces the protein MRIVGRFKGYYNRVLDLPDAPVKVAWGAALGTALDFFPIPIVSIPVAYLLARLIGVNGLAAALAAAFFKWAVPFFYFFNFAMGQIFIGDSSKTAAVFSGSVRENFFDTLSALGYPFLLGASLNSLLAGVTVYFLVKRLLLFRQKRRDIKPEV, from the coding sequence TTGCGCATTGTTGGGCGCTTCAAAGGTTATTACAACCGTGTTCTGGATTTGCCGGATGCGCCCGTGAAAGTTGCCTGGGGAGCGGCCCTGGGCACAGCATTGGATTTTTTTCCTATACCCATCGTTAGCATTCCGGTTGCCTACCTATTGGCCCGCCTTATTGGAGTCAACGGATTAGCTGCTGCCCTGGCGGCCGCATTCTTTAAATGGGCGGTTCCTTTCTTTTACTTTTTCAATTTTGCAATGGGACAAATTTTTATCGGGGATAGCTCTAAGACCGCAGCCGTATTCAGCGGCTCTGTCCGGGAGAATTTCTTTGATACCTTAAGTGCCCTAGGTTACCCGTTTTTATTAGGGGCATCTTTGAACAGCCTGCTTGCAGGCGTAACAGTTTATTTTCTAGTAAAACGTCTTTTACTTTTCCGCCAAAAAAGGCGTGATATAAAGCCGGAAGTTTAA
- a CDS encoding transcription termination factor Rho, with protein sequence MNYSELEGKTIAELYKTAKKMNLTGYSRLRKQELIFELMKAQTESNGLVFAKGVLEILPDGFGFLRPFQYVPSHDDIYVSSSQIRRFDLRTGDLVAGQVRGPKENERYFALLRVEQVNGEDPDIAAERLHFEGLTPLYPQERINLEVSPDHTATRIIDLLAPLGKGQRGLIVAPPKAGKTMLLKEIANSITKNHPEMDLIVLLIDERPEEVTDIERSVQGEVVSSTFDEPPENHVKVTEMVLEKAKRLVEHQRDVVILMDSITRLARAHNLVVPPSGRTLSGGVDPASLHKPKRFFGAARNIEEGGSLTILATALVETGSRMDDVIFEEFKGTGNMELILDRKLSERRIFPAIDVVRSGTRKEEMLLNKNELEMVWYFRKAVAGMSAIEAIEMLSKHIRKTKSNSELIKAFRIHNKSSVPFSAVHS encoded by the coding sequence TTGAACTATTCGGAATTAGAAGGTAAAACTATAGCCGAGCTTTATAAAACTGCCAAAAAAATGAACCTTACAGGTTATTCCCGCTTAAGAAAGCAGGAACTTATATTTGAGCTAATGAAGGCTCAGACAGAGAGTAATGGGTTGGTCTTTGCCAAAGGAGTTCTGGAAATACTGCCCGACGGTTTTGGTTTTTTGCGCCCGTTTCAATACGTACCCAGCCATGATGATATTTATGTGTCCTCCTCACAAATACGCCGTTTTGATCTGCGCACCGGTGACTTGGTTGCCGGCCAGGTTCGCGGCCCAAAGGAAAATGAAAGGTATTTTGCCCTTTTAAGAGTGGAACAAGTGAACGGGGAAGACCCGGACATAGCGGCGGAACGCCTGCATTTTGAAGGACTTACCCCCCTTTACCCACAGGAACGTATTAACCTCGAAGTTTCTCCTGATCATACTGCCACAAGGATTATAGACCTTCTAGCGCCACTTGGTAAGGGCCAGAGGGGTTTGATTGTAGCCCCGCCCAAGGCCGGCAAAACCATGCTACTAAAAGAAATTGCCAATAGTATTACTAAAAACCATCCCGAGATGGACCTGATAGTATTGCTGATAGATGAGCGTCCGGAGGAAGTTACTGATATTGAACGCTCTGTTCAGGGTGAAGTAGTAAGTTCCACCTTTGATGAGCCACCGGAAAACCATGTAAAAGTAACGGAAATGGTTCTGGAAAAGGCAAAGCGGCTGGTTGAACACCAGCGCGACGTGGTTATCCTTATGGACAGCATCACGCGCCTGGCCAGAGCGCATAACCTTGTGGTGCCGCCCAGCGGGCGCACTCTAAGCGGCGGGGTGGACCCGGCCAGTCTGCACAAGCCTAAAAGGTTTTTCGGTGCCGCCCGTAATATAGAAGAAGGCGGCAGCCTGACTATCCTGGCCACTGCTCTGGTGGAAACCGGTAGCCGTATGGATGATGTTATCTTCGAAGAGTTTAAGGGAACAGGTAATATGGAGCTTATTTTGGATCGCAAACTGTCCGAAAGGCGTATTTTCCCGGCCATCGACGTGGTACGCTCCGGTACACGTAAAGAAGAGATGTTGTTAAACAAAAATGAATTGGAAATGGTATGGTATTTCCGCAAGGCCGTTGCCGGTATGTCAGCCATTGAGGCCATAGAGATGCTGAGTAAGCATATACGCAAGACTAAAAGCAACAGTGAATTGATTAAAGCCTTCCGGATTCACAACAAATCTTCCGTACCCTTCTCCGCGGTGCATTCGTAA
- a CDS encoding M23 family metallopeptidase encodes MRKSMKYNKLMKNTFAIGISLAVLSTAAPAGARWDELINPQTPYAGPVVQEQEVVASSPQGIYRVERGETLSSIAHKLGFSTGRLAAMNSISNENRIFEGQILRLPSSIVKHRVVAGETLSGIASEYGVGMALIASCNNIKDYDTVTVGTRLSIPASEKQSARSTVDRSIMAGQLPWPVTGWVSSPFGFRDGRMHEGVDIAADSGDPIKAVSGGRVIFAGTQDGYGFTVIIDHGDGISTLYGHCSKLLVKNGDRVASGQLIAKVGSTGRSSGPHLHLEVRVNGVPYDPLQCLQRTYA; translated from the coding sequence ATGAGGAAATCAATGAAATATAATAAGCTAATGAAAAACACTTTTGCTATAGGTATATCACTGGCTGTTCTTTCCACTGCAGCGCCTGCCGGAGCCCGGTGGGACGAACTTATTAATCCACAAACTCCTTATGCGGGGCCTGTTGTGCAGGAGCAAGAAGTAGTTGCATCTTCTCCCCAGGGGATCTACCGGGTTGAACGGGGAGAGACGCTGTCATCTATAGCTCATAAGCTGGGCTTTTCAACTGGCCGCCTGGCGGCTATGAACAGTATTTCTAATGAAAATCGCATATTTGAGGGACAAATATTACGTTTGCCGTCAAGCATAGTAAAGCACCGCGTGGTAGCAGGAGAAACCCTCTCCGGCATTGCGTCTGAATACGGCGTGGGTATGGCTTTAATAGCCAGCTGCAACAATATTAAAGATTATGATACCGTTACAGTGGGAACACGGCTCTCCATTCCGGCCTCGGAAAAGCAGTCCGCCCGCTCTACAGTAGATAGGAGCATCATGGCGGGGCAGCTGCCCTGGCCGGTGACCGGCTGGGTAAGCTCTCCTTTCGGTTTCCGAGACGGGCGCATGCATGAAGGCGTGGACATTGCGGCTGACAGTGGTGATCCTATTAAAGCGGTGAGTGGCGGCCGTGTGATCTTTGCCGGCACTCAGGATGGATATGGCTTTACCGTAATTATTGATCACGGTGACGGCATAAGTACCCTTTACGGCCACTGTTCAAAGCTTCTGGTTAAGAACGGAGACAGGGTTGCATCGGGACAGTTGATCGCCAAGGTTGGCAGCACCGGCCGCTCCAGCGGCCCGCACCTGCACCTAGAGGTCAGGGTAAATGGGGTTCCTTATGACCCCTTGCAATGCCTGCAAAGGACGTACGCCTAA
- the rpmE gene encoding 50S ribosomal protein L31, translating into MKEKIHPKYNEATVTCVCGNSFTTGSTKKEIKVEICSNCHPFYTGSQRTIETGGRAEKFRKKYGLNK; encoded by the coding sequence GTGAAAGAAAAAATCCATCCTAAGTACAATGAGGCTACGGTTACTTGTGTTTGTGGCAATAGTTTTACAACCGGTTCCACGAAAAAGGAAATTAAGGTAGAGATTTGCTCCAATTGCCACCCTTTTTATACCGGTTCCCAACGTACTATTGAAACCGGGGGACGTGCAGAAAAATTCCGTAAGAAATACGGCCTGAACAAGTAG
- a CDS encoding DUF1385 domain-containing protein yields MNPKFSYGGQAVIEGVMMRGPATRAVAVRRPDSSIVIDEQPVKSITNRYKILKWPLLRGVIVLVESLIMGMQALSYSANQAMEEEEEDLTSRDIIITMIIAFSLAIFLFVVIPTGATHYLTRWVSGSVAQNVVEGFIRIGVFLIYVVSISFMADIRRVFQYHGAEHRVINAYEAGEELSVENVQRYSSFHPRCGTSFLLIVMVVSILVFSLLGEQVLWWRILSRILLLPVVAGLSYELLKLSAKYEGSMLFKAIIAPGKWLQGLTTREPDNSQVEVAISALGAVLKDNRGEVNVR; encoded by the coding sequence ATGAACCCTAAATTTTCTTACGGCGGTCAAGCAGTTATTGAAGGTGTAATGATGCGGGGTCCTGCTACCCGGGCAGTTGCTGTCCGGCGCCCGGACTCCAGTATTGTCATAGATGAACAGCCTGTGAAATCCATTACCAACCGTTATAAAATTTTGAAATGGCCCCTTTTGCGCGGAGTGATAGTTTTAGTCGAATCTTTGATCATGGGTATGCAGGCCCTTTCCTACTCCGCTAACCAGGCCATGGAAGAGGAAGAAGAAGATCTAACTTCCAGGGATATTATTATCACCATGATCATTGCCTTTTCACTGGCTATTTTTCTTTTTGTGGTTATACCCACCGGGGCGACTCATTATTTGACCCGCTGGGTCTCTGGAAGTGTGGCCCAAAACGTGGTGGAAGGTTTTATCCGTATAGGTGTATTTCTGATATACGTAGTTTCCATCTCTTTTATGGCAGATATCAGGCGGGTTTTTCAATACCACGGTGCGGAGCACAGGGTAATTAATGCCTATGAGGCAGGGGAAGAATTAAGCGTGGAAAATGTACAGCGTTATAGCAGTTTTCATCCACGCTGTGGAACAAGTTTTTTACTGATTGTAATGGTGGTAAGTATCCTGGTGTTCTCGCTCCTGGGTGAGCAGGTGTTATGGTGGCGAATTCTGTCAAGAATATTACTGTTGCCGGTTGTTGCAGGTTTATCTTATGAGCTATTAAAATTGTCTGCCAAATATGAGGGCTCAATGCTTTTTAAGGCTATTATAGCACCGGGTAAGTGGCTGCAAGGGCTTACTACCCGTGAACCTGACAACAGCCAGGTGGAAGTTGCCATTTCCGCCCTGGGAGCTGTTTTGAAAGATAACAGAGGTGAAGTAAATGTTCGATAA
- the prfA gene encoding peptide chain release factor 1 has translation MFDKLDRLEQRYEELSGLISDPEIIAEHDKWQQYVKSHSELGDIVSVYQDYKQTMQEIEDAQEMLKEQQEQDFKEMVEAELAELQEKKEKLQEQLKFLLLPKDPNDDKNVIMEIRAGTGGDEAGLFAGDLYRMYLRYAERQGWKVDVMATSDTDMGGVKEAAFMLIGKGAYSRLKFESGVHRVQRVPSTESGGRIHTSAATVAVLPEAEDVDVEISAEDLRVDVFCSSGPGGQSVNTTQSAVRITHIPSGIAVSMQDEKSQHKNKDKAMKVLRARLFDQAQQEQHAEMASTRKSQVGSGDRSERIRTYNFPQNRVTDHRIGLTSHRLQQILMGEIDEIIDALITTDQAEMLKQVEE, from the coding sequence ATGTTCGATAAGCTGGATAGGTTGGAACAGCGCTATGAAGAGCTTAGCGGTCTTATCAGTGACCCTGAAATCATTGCCGAACACGATAAGTGGCAGCAATATGTTAAGTCCCACTCAGAGCTGGGCGATATAGTAAGTGTTTACCAGGATTACAAGCAAACCATGCAAGAGATTGAAGACGCTCAGGAAATGCTTAAAGAGCAGCAGGAACAGGATTTTAAAGAAATGGTGGAAGCAGAGCTGGCAGAGCTGCAGGAGAAAAAGGAAAAACTGCAAGAACAGCTCAAGTTTTTACTTTTACCCAAGGATCCCAATGATGACAAAAATGTGATCATGGAAATACGGGCCGGTACCGGTGGTGACGAGGCAGGTCTCTTTGCCGGTGATTTGTACCGTATGTACCTGCGTTATGCTGAGCGCCAAGGGTGGAAGGTAGACGTCATGGCCACCAGTGATACAGACATGGGAGGCGTAAAGGAAGCTGCCTTTATGCTTATAGGTAAGGGAGCATACAGTCGCCTAAAGTTTGAGAGCGGTGTGCACCGGGTGCAAAGAGTCCCTTCCACTGAGTCCGGGGGGCGTATTCACACCTCGGCCGCCACGGTGGCTGTGCTGCCCGAGGCAGAGGATGTGGATGTGGAAATCAGTGCTGAGGACTTGCGGGTAGATGTCTTCTGTTCCTCCGGTCCCGGAGGACAGTCCGTTAATACCACCCAATCGGCAGTGAGGATTACACATATTCCCTCCGGGATAGCGGTTTCCATGCAGGACGAAAAGTCCCAGCATAAAAATAAGGATAAGGCGATGAAAGTGCTGCGTGCACGCTTGTTTGACCAGGCCCAGCAAGAACAGCATGCTGAAATGGCCAGTACCCGGAAGTCTCAGGTAGGGTCGGGTGACCGCAGTGAAAGGATTCGCACTTACAATTTCCCACAAAATAGGGTGACGGATCATCGCATTGGCCTAACTTCTCATAGGTTGCAGCAAATCCTTATGGGTGAGATCGATGAAATAATTGATGCCTTAATCACTACCGATCAGGCTGAGATGCTAAAGCAGGTGGAAGAATGA
- the prmC gene encoding peptide chain release factor N(5)-glutamine methyltransferase has translation MITDIKSALRWGRFLLVEENNIDFGSLDAEVILADLLGRERNFLYREPDYPLTPGQRSHFRDLITRRAQGEPVAYLLGQREFMGLPFYVDNRVLVPRPETELLVETALVLLGGPSPPEGSAVNLPPAPVTGTVVDVGTGSGAIGISLAHYSTQIKVCATDISPAALEVARHNAARLGVSDRVAFFSGNLLDPLDPLSIKGKVSIITANLPYIPSVEMSQLPKDVGAYEPHSALDGGPDGLYFCRRLLPRAGEYLAPEGYLLMEITPGQGQPLQALAPAGYSTRVVNDLAGRERLVIFRTPQAKNK, from the coding sequence ATGATCACCGATATAAAAAGCGCCCTCCGGTGGGGGCGCTTTTTGCTTGTGGAGGAAAACAATATTGATTTTGGCTCGCTGGATGCCGAAGTCATTTTAGCTGATCTCTTGGGCAGGGAAAGAAATTTCCTTTACCGTGAACCGGATTATCCTTTAACACCCGGCCAGCGGTCACATTTTCGAGATTTAATCACAAGGCGTGCTCAGGGTGAGCCGGTGGCCTACCTGTTAGGCCAGCGTGAATTTATGGGCCTACCGTTTTATGTGGACAACAGGGTTCTGGTTCCCCGGCCTGAAACGGAGTTACTGGTGGAAACCGCGCTGGTATTACTGGGTGGCCCTTCTCCCCCCGAAGGCTCGGCGGTTAACCTTCCTCCGGCACCCGTAACCGGCACAGTAGTGGATGTGGGTACCGGCAGCGGAGCCATAGGCATCAGCCTGGCCCATTATAGTACTCAAATAAAGGTTTGCGCCACCGATATTTCTCCGGCTGCCCTGGAAGTGGCGCGGCACAATGCCGCCCGGCTGGGAGTGTCGGATAGAGTAGCTTTTTTTTCCGGGAACTTGTTGGACCCTCTTGATCCCCTGAGCATCAAGGGAAAGGTGTCCATAATAACCGCTAATTTACCCTATATCCCGTCGGTGGAAATGAGTCAGCTGCCCAAAGACGTAGGGGCATACGAACCTCACAGCGCGCTGGACGGCGGGCCTGACGGGCTGTACTTTTGCCGGCGGTTGCTTCCCCGGGCCGGGGAGTATTTGGCACCGGAAGGATATTTGTTAATGGAAATAACCCCCGGGCAAGGTCAGCCCTTGCAAGCCCTTGCCCCTGCGGGATACTCCACCCGGGTTGTAAATGACCTCGCCGGCAGAGAGCGCCTGGTGATTTTCCGGACACCGCAAGCGAAAAATAAATGA
- a CDS encoding ArsB/NhaD family transporter: MIVWEKIHRTVVALAGAVLVLLTGILSEEAAIHAIEFNTIGLLIGMMMIVSITRRTGVFEFVGVWTAKQAHAEPTKILLGLCGFTAVSSALLDNVTTVLLVVPVTIEIVSILRLNPVPFLIAEIIASNVGGTATLIGDPPNIMIGGFTGLSFVAFATNLAPIALFILVITLGILWLVFRKQLNVEDKNKRDLMELNEAEMIKDKPLLNKSLLVLGLTILGFTLHGALGLESSTIALAGAVLLLILARAEPEHVLEGVEWHVIFFFVGLFIIVGGLVEVGIIETIARAGLTLTGGELLATGLLILWLSAIASAFVDNIPFVATMIPLIDELGRLANVTNMNPWWWSLALGGCLGGNGSLVGAAANVIVAGMAERRGVPISFMAFLKIGFPIMILSVFIAMIYLVIFYLR, encoded by the coding sequence ATGATTGTCTGGGAAAAGATCCATCGCACGGTAGTTGCCCTGGCCGGGGCCGTACTTGTTCTATTGACCGGCATACTTTCCGAAGAAGCAGCTATTCACGCCATCGAGTTCAACACCATTGGCCTTTTAATTGGCATGATGATGATAGTAAGTATCACCCGCCGTACCGGGGTGTTTGAATTTGTAGGCGTTTGGACTGCCAAACAGGCCCATGCTGAACCCACTAAAATCCTGCTGGGGCTCTGCGGTTTTACCGCTGTATCCTCGGCCCTCCTTGATAATGTTACTACTGTCCTGCTGGTGGTTCCCGTTACCATTGAAATTGTCAGCATACTGCGACTTAACCCGGTTCCCTTTTTAATTGCAGAAATAATTGCTTCCAATGTGGGCGGTACGGCCACTTTAATTGGCGACCCGCCAAATATAATGATTGGGGGTTTTACCGGTTTAAGTTTTGTGGCTTTCGCCACCAATCTGGCCCCCATAGCATTGTTTATTTTGGTCATTACCCTGGGTATTTTGTGGTTAGTTTTCCGCAAGCAATTAAACGTTGAGGACAAAAATAAGCGTGATTTAATGGAATTGAATGAAGCTGAAATGATCAAGGATAAGCCCCTTTTAAATAAGTCATTGCTTGTTCTCGGGTTGACTATACTGGGCTTCACTTTGCATGGGGCCCTGGGATTGGAATCCTCGACCATAGCGCTCGCCGGAGCTGTTTTACTTTTAATACTGGCCAGGGCGGAGCCTGAGCATGTCCTGGAAGGAGTGGAGTGGCACGTTATTTTCTTTTTTGTGGGGCTGTTTATCATCGTTGGTGGTCTGGTGGAGGTTGGTATCATCGAAACCATTGCCAGAGCCGGGCTGACTTTAACCGGAGGGGAATTGCTGGCCACGGGGTTATTGATTTTATGGCTTTCTGCCATCGCATCAGCCTTTGTAGACAATATCCCCTTTGTAGCCACCATGATCCCTCTCATCGATGAGTTGGGGCGCCTGGCTAACGTGACCAACATGAACCCCTGGTGGTGGTCACTGGCCTTGGGCGGCTGTCTGGGGGGCAACGGCTCTTTGGTAGGGGCAGCTGCCAATGTGATCGTGGCCGGCATGGCCGAGCGCCGTGGTGTCCCTATTTCATTTATGGCATTTTTAAAGATAGGATTTCCCATAATGATTTTATCAGTTTTTATAGCCATGATTTACCTGGTCATTTTTTATCTCAGGTAA
- a CDS encoding nickel transporter, which produces MSCHLYGKVYFPKVGQTRGGKAVSYLLQIISAFWLGALHSLEPGHGKGVMGTYLVLSRGRPIHVVILGLSSALSHTLVVVLLAVTAHAAAATLQSAPVDANEQVKLWLHLVTGVLIVFIGYRLIPKHNKSSCCSHGHHHNHHHPSPRTGSLKIFDLLILGLTNGLIPCPGALAVLLLSLNTGTLGAGLIVVFAFGAGAALALIIVGMLFIKMSFLTGKIAGERTWTRLAAAAGIVVMGVGVFAALKAAQSIYIG; this is translated from the coding sequence TTGTCATGCCATTTATATGGCAAGGTATATTTTCCTAAAGTAGGACAAACACGGGGAGGAAAAGCTGTGTCATATTTGCTTCAAATTATATCCGCATTTTGGCTGGGAGCTCTTCACTCCCTGGAGCCCGGGCATGGTAAAGGAGTTATGGGCACTTACCTGGTTCTTTCCCGTGGTAGGCCCATACACGTGGTCATACTCGGATTGTCCTCGGCACTATCCCATACACTGGTGGTGGTACTGCTGGCTGTTACCGCCCACGCGGCAGCGGCGACACTACAGAGTGCTCCTGTTGATGCCAACGAGCAGGTAAAGCTATGGCTGCACTTAGTTACAGGTGTTTTAATTGTCTTTATCGGTTACCGATTAATTCCAAAGCATAATAAGTCATCATGCTGCAGCCACGGGCATCACCACAATCATCACCACCCCAGCCCGCGCACAGGCTCTCTAAAAATTTTTGACTTGCTCATCCTGGGCCTGACCAATGGGCTCATTCCGTGTCCCGGGGCCCTTGCAGTGCTGCTTCTTTCCCTCAATACGGGTACTTTAGGAGCAGGCTTAATAGTGGTCTTCGCCTTCGGTGCCGGTGCTGCTCTAGCCCTAATCATAGTGGGAATGCTCTTTATAAAAATGTCCTTCCTGACCGGCAAAATAGCCGGCGAACGTACATGGACCCGACTGGCAGCAGCTGCCGGCATCGTTGTAATGGGCGTGGGAGTCTTCGCCGCCCTTAAAGCGGCACAAAGTATTTATATCGGCTGA